The Arachis hypogaea cultivar Tifrunner chromosome 14, arahy.Tifrunner.gnm2.J5K5, whole genome shotgun sequence genome has a segment encoding these proteins:
- the LOC140178734 gene encoding protein MAIN-LIKE 1-like: protein MEEEDRMYRLNRVAHVAGFIDQEPARVISGVRRQQNMPLHERIIPYLETAGLYHLARLNSQWFWVDEPLLSAFIERWRPETHTFHMPFGECTVTLEDVAYQLGLPIDGEPVSGCLSEFENFMENGRPAWVWFRELFGELPPQNKVKQMTVCYTWFHERFRVLPADATKDIVRIYARAYIMMLLSSQLFADKNANRVHLRWLPYVASLDDLGRYSWGSAALAWLYRCLCRGTNRNVVNLAGPLQLLQSWIFWRFPCLRPSDFNRFGFPLASRWAQYLPRNDAVDQRVVAARLSLDRLRVHDVSNLLVVHSVMFCLL from the exons ATGGAAGAAGAAGACCGGATGTACCGGTTAAACCGCGTTGCGCATGTGGCTGGATTTATCGACCAAGAG CCTGCTAGGGTTATTAGTGGTGTGAGAAGACAACAGAATATGCCTTTACACGAGCGTATCATACCGTATCTAGAGACGGCGGGCTTATATCACTTGGCTAGGCTGAACAGTCAGTGGTTCTGGGTTGATGAGCCTCTACTTAGCGCATTCattgagaggtggcgtcctgagaccCACACATTTCACATGCCCTTTGGGGAGTGTACGGTCACCTTGGAGGACGTGGCCTATCAGCTGGGTTTACCGATTGATGGTGAGCCTGTGAGTGGGTGCCTTAGTGAGTTTGAGAATTTCATGGAAAATGGAAGACCGGCATGGGTGTGGTTCCGTGAGCTGTTTGGGGAGTTACCTCCGCAGAATAAAGTGAAGCAAATGACAGTGTGCTACACATGGTTCCATGAGCGGTTTCGGGTTTTGCCAGCAGATGCTACTAAGGACATCGTGCGTATATACGCGAGGGCCTATATTATGATGCTGTTGTCATCTCAGCTGTTTGCGGACAAGAACGCCAACCGTGTCCACCTTCGCTGGTTGCCTTATGTGGCATCGTTGGATGACTTGGGTAGATATAGCTGGGGCTCGGCCGCGCTGGCGTGGTTGTACAGATGTCTTTGTCGTGGAACAAACAGAAATGTTGTCAACTTGGCTGGGCCACTTCAGCTTCTACAGTCTTGGATCTTCTGGAGATTTCCTTGTCTGAGGCCAAGTGATTTCAACAGATTCGGGTTTCCACTTGCATCCAG GTGGGCTCAGTATCTACCGAGGAACGATGCAGTAGATCAGAGAGTGGTGGCTGCACGCCTTTCTTTGGATAGATTGCGTGTGCATGATGTGAGTAATTTACTTGTAGTTCATTCAGTTATGTTTTGCCTGTTATAG